ATACTGGTTCACCAGTACTATTTACTGATCTAAATCCTACTCTTATTTCTAAATTGCTAGTAGAAAAATCTATAATGTTTTTAAATGTATTTATTGTTTTTGAAATTTGATTGTAGTCAATATCTAATGACTGGGTATTAGTAGAATCTCCGTTCATATATAATTTTTTTCCTTGTACAGCTATTCTATCATTTACTATTAATATTCCATTTAGTGTATTTTTGGTATTAGCAAGAATTAAGTGTCCTTTGTATGGCTGTAGTGTGATAAAATTTTGTAAGAGATTTTGTAATAAATAGCTTGCAGTTATTATATAGAAATCTCCTTTAAGCCTTTCATTATTGTCCAAAACTATACTCTCAACAAAATTATTAGTTATGTTTATTTTTGTAACTCGTGTATTTTTTAAATTTACCCCTAGTGATAAACTATTAATTAAATCTTCTCCTTCTACGAAAAAACCATTATCAAAGTATTCTGCTTCTTCCAAATTTACTTCTGGTTCAATACTTTTTATTTCATCTTTATATAATAATTTACCTCCTATTCTATTCTCTGCATGTCTTAAAATATGAGTCTTTTTATAGAATATATTATGTTCTTTGCAGATTTTGGAATATTCTTCTTCTGCTTTTATACATTCATCATAATGATTACCACATAAAGGAGGAAAAATACTCCATAAACTAGCTTGTGAATTTCTATATTTTTCTCTTTTTTCTTCTATTACAATAGAATCATCAAATTGCATTGCGGTAAATAATCCTGTTATTCCTCCTCCAACGATAACAGTAGTCATATGATTCCTTTTACTTTATCCAATATAAACTTTTTAAATTACCAAGTAAAAGATTATCATATGAGTGTAGATAATGATCCTGAACTAAATAAGTTATTACAGAAAAAAATTAAAGAGATAATGAAGGATAGTAAAGTTATGCAAGAAAATCAAAAAGCAGGAGAAGTAGCACATTTAGATAGCAATACTTTTGACCAGTTTATTAAATCTCATAAAGTAGCTGTAGTTGATTTTTGGGCTGAGTGGTGCGCTCCATGTATAATGTTATCACCTATTATTGAAGAATTAGCTAAAGATTATCCTGATGTTGGGTTTGGAAAAGTAAACTCTGATGAGAACCAGGACATAGCAGGTAGATATGGTGTAATGAGTTTACCTACAGTATTGTTCTTTAAGAATGGTGAACCAGTAGACGAAGTTATAGGTGCAGTTCCAAGAGAAGAAATAGAAATGAGAATAAAACAACTAATAGAGTGAAATTATAATGAAGCCTTTGCTACTTGGCATAGATGGGTTAAGTTATACTAGTTTTATGAAATGTAATCCTAGATTTCTTTTAACACTCTTTAGTACTACATTTAGAGGAGTGGTAGTAAATAGAAAGCCTCAGCATCCAGCATCTTCCTGGCTATCAGTTTTAGAAATGACGGAAATAAAAGATAATAAATTCATAAAAGTTGATGAAACACCTAAGTTACTTAAAGACACAAATGCTGTAGCTATAAATCTACCTATATCTAATCCTACTTACGGCGAAGTAAGTATACCTTATAATGATGGTGTCTCAGCTAAAGATGAGATAGATAAGGTTGTGAATTCAATTCTGGAAGAGTTAGAAGATAGGCCAGTAATAGCAGACATATCAGCATTAGATAGACTATTACATAATTCTCAGACGAATAAGTGTGAATTATATAAGGAAATTGATGATGCAGTAAAGAAAATTTTACATAAAGCTGATGAATTTATATTGTTCTCGCCTTATGGAGAACCCAAATCAGATCAACTTTGTGATCATGAAGATTATGGAGTTTATATCTCAACTGTTCCTAGACCAAATGAGCATGATGTAGTAAAATTACCAGAAATAGGGTTGTTATTCAAAAGGGTTGTTACTCAAAGTTAATTTCTTTGTTATAGAAAGGATATAATGCTAATATAACTGGTTCAACATAAAGCTTTTTTCTATCTATATACTTTGTTAAAATTCCTACAGCTCCTTCATTATGCTTGGAGTCATGTCTTGAATATTCTATATCTATCGCATGACCTAATTCCATTCCTTGTATAATATGTCTAATTACATTTTTAGGCAAAACGAAGGATGCAGATTTAGAGAAGTTCTCATTTCCATACTTATCTATAACATACACTACAGCATATGCTAACATCTTGTAATTTTCTATGCATAATCCTCCCTCTATTCCTATGCCAATATCAGCATTGGTTATTTTTATTGAATTTAATGCTCTGTTTCTAGCTCCAATTAATGTCTCTTTACAAAAAGGTTGATTTGAGACACCAGATGAAACTTCTACATCTATCACTTGTGCTTCTAAATTAATAATATCTAATGCTTCCTTTACTGCTTCTATTTTAGTCTTGTTCTTACTACCTATACTAACTAACATTTTTAACCAATTATCAAAATTAGTGTATATGGTAACAATAAAAGTTGGTGCTCTAGCTGATTCAGGCGATTTATATCCATTTATTCCGTTAATAGAAGGGAAAATAAAACCAGAAGGGTTTAACTTAGAGATCGAGGTAATACCTACTGTTCAGTGTGTTAATGAAAAAGTATTAAAAAGAGAAGTAGATGTATCTGTTCCTTCAGCAGCAATGTATCCCTATATTCAAGATTATTATTATATCATGAGTAATGCTGTTGCTTCTGCAGTTGATGGGATAACTGGAATGCCTTTACTATCAATAAAAGAGATGAGCCTAGAAGATGCAAAAAAATCTAGACTTATTGTTCATGGTCCAAATACTACAGCTTTCACTCTGTATAAGTTATTAGTAGGTAGATATGGAAAACTCGTAATTATAGAAAGAGTTCTAGATGAG
This genomic window from Acidianus manzaensis contains:
- a CDS encoding FAD-dependent oxidoreductase; its protein translation is MTTVIVGGGITGLFTAMQFDDSIVIEEKREKYRNSQASLWSIFPPLCGNHYDECIKAEEEYSKICKEHNIFYKKTHILRHAENRIGGKLLYKDEIKSIEPEVNLEEAEYFDNGFFVEGEDLINSLSLGVNLKNTRVTKINITNNFVESIVLDNNERLKGDFYIITASYLLQNLLQNFITLQPYKGHLILANTKNTLNGILIVNDRIAVQGKKLYMNGDSTNTQSLDIDYNQISKTINTFKNIIDFSTSNLEIRVGFRSVNSTGEPVLLNPYKNLIIVGGYKFGFALAPILAKKVKELTRKL
- a CDS encoding DUF84 family protein, producing the protein MLVSIGSKNKTKIEAVKEALDIINLEAQVIDVEVSSGVSNQPFCKETLIGARNRALNSIKITNADIGIGIEGGLCIENYKMLAYAVVYVIDKYGNENFSKSASFVLPKNVIRHIIQGMELGHAIDIEYSRHDSKHNEGAVGILTKYIDRKKLYVEPVILALYPFYNKEINFE
- the trxA gene encoding thioredoxin, yielding MIPFTLSNINFLNYQVKDYHMSVDNDPELNKLLQKKIKEIMKDSKVMQENQKAGEVAHLDSNTFDQFIKSHKVAVVDFWAEWCAPCIMLSPIIEELAKDYPDVGFGKVNSDENQDIAGRYGVMSLPTVLFFKNGEPVDEVIGAVPREEIEMRIKQLIE